The following proteins are encoded in a genomic region of Pseudodesulfovibrio mercurii:
- a CDS encoding AEC family transporter, which produces MDNFLLLGVCFLLGIGLRVAGIIGEHGPAALNAVIIHMSLPALALLYAHDLPLGPGLIPPAAMAWIVFGVGYVLFAVLGRRLGWDRKTVACLALTGGLGNTSFVGLPMIEAFFGPQYLGVGMLCDTAGSFMVLAGPGILLAAGASSQTLSGRELVRKVLLFPPLIAIAVGFALHAVPYPSWLEGMLSRLGSTLSPLALLSVGLTLRFNTLRGKGRELLVGLGYKLMIAPVLILVLYVWVLGLTDMAAKVTIFEAGMGPMISGGIIAMTYGARPRLAAAMLGIGVPLSILTRPLWYWLLMAL; this is translated from the coding sequence ATGGACAATTTTCTCTTGTTGGGCGTCTGCTTCCTGCTCGGTATCGGTCTGCGCGTGGCCGGGATCATCGGCGAGCACGGTCCCGCCGCGCTGAACGCGGTCATCATCCACATGTCGCTGCCCGCCCTGGCCCTGCTCTACGCCCACGACCTGCCGCTCGGACCGGGGCTGATCCCGCCCGCGGCCATGGCCTGGATCGTCTTCGGCGTCGGCTACGTCCTGTTCGCCGTCCTGGGCCGCCGCCTGGGCTGGGACCGCAAGACCGTGGCCTGCCTGGCCCTGACCGGCGGGCTGGGCAACACCTCCTTCGTGGGGCTGCCCATGATCGAGGCCTTTTTCGGCCCGCAGTATCTCGGCGTGGGCATGCTCTGCGACACGGCGGGTTCCTTCATGGTCCTGGCCGGGCCGGGCATCCTGCTGGCCGCGGGCGCTTCCAGCCAAACCCTGAGCGGGCGCGAACTGGTCCGCAAGGTCCTGCTCTTTCCTCCGCTCATCGCCATCGCCGTCGGTTTCGCCCTGCACGCGGTCCCGTATCCGTCGTGGCTCGAAGGCATGCTCTCCCGCCTCGGCTCCACCCTGAGCCCCCTGGCCCTGTTGTCCGTGGGGCTGACCCTGCGGTTCAACACCCTGCGCGGCAAGGGCCGGGAACTCCTCGTCGGGCTGGGGTACAAGCTGATGATCGCGCCGGTCCTCATCCTCGTTCTCTACGTCTGGGTCCTGGGGCTGACGGACATGGCCGCCAAGGTCACGATCTTCGAGGCGGGCATGGGCCCGATGATCTCCGGAGGGATCATCGCCATGACCTACGGCGCGCGCCCCCGCCTGGCGGCGGCCATGCTCGGCATAGGCGTCCCCCTCTCCATCCTGACCCGCCCCCTGTGGTACTGGCTGCTCATGGCCCTTTGA
- a CDS encoding methyl-accepting chemotaxis protein: MLRKITIKTRILLLICCIVLFTAGFTLAFLDGVTKVKEVGVDFATKAMLEGEKRKLEVATLSMAGTLGTALADVTDPEARVALIRKLVDKIRFENDKSGYFFVYDKTVNVCLPTAHDKQGKDLSGLKDPNGFQLVVELNKVAHAGGGFVTYIWPKPGKGDQPKLSYATLIPGTDMWIGTGVYLDNVNEEEQNITARIEDIVSRYVWGIGGAILGVFALLLLPFCLFIVRSIVQPLNEALELADQVASGDLTRNISSQYKDEPGRLTASLGVMVRRLRQIVGQAKDGADQVASGSTEVTDSATALADGANRQAASVEQVSASMEEMIGQIGRNTENAAQTERMAHQTALDAQKGGDTVMEAVHSIKNIAEKISIIEEIARQTNLLALNAAIEAARAGEAGKGFAVVAAEVRKLAERSGAAAAEIGELSTTTLAKADEAGAMLTRMVPDIRKTADLVQEISTASMEQNAGAQEINKAVQELDNVIQQNAGASEKLASAAREFTSQAAQLQQGMQYFTIDSRSARSVERPVVPPAPVARTQAVRPVRAQLPPSRPQAPDAQADRGVDLDMNMDVDDRDFERF; this comes from the coding sequence ATGCTCAGAAAGATCACGATCAAAACCAGAATCCTCTTGCTCATTTGCTGTATCGTCCTGTTCACCGCGGGCTTCACCCTGGCCTTCCTGGACGGCGTGACCAAAGTCAAGGAGGTGGGCGTGGACTTCGCCACCAAGGCCATGCTCGAGGGCGAAAAGCGCAAGCTCGAGGTCGCCACCCTGTCCATGGCCGGCACCCTGGGCACGGCCCTGGCCGACGTGACCGACCCCGAGGCGCGGGTCGCCCTGATCCGCAAACTGGTGGACAAGATCCGCTTCGAGAATGACAAGTCCGGCTATTTCTTCGTCTACGACAAGACGGTCAACGTCTGCCTGCCCACGGCCCACGACAAGCAGGGCAAGGACCTGAGCGGGCTCAAGGACCCCAACGGGTTCCAGCTGGTGGTCGAACTGAACAAGGTGGCCCACGCGGGCGGCGGGTTCGTGACCTACATCTGGCCCAAGCCCGGCAAGGGCGACCAGCCCAAGCTCTCCTACGCCACGCTCATCCCCGGCACGGACATGTGGATCGGCACCGGCGTGTACCTCGACAACGTGAACGAGGAGGAACAGAACATCACCGCCAGGATCGAGGACATCGTCTCCAGGTACGTCTGGGGCATCGGCGGGGCCATCCTCGGCGTGTTCGCCCTGCTCCTCCTGCCCTTCTGCCTGTTCATCGTCCGGTCCATCGTCCAGCCCCTGAACGAGGCGCTGGAACTGGCCGACCAGGTGGCCTCGGGCGACCTGACCCGCAACATCTCTTCCCAATACAAGGATGAACCCGGCAGGCTGACCGCCTCCCTGGGGGTCATGGTCCGCCGCCTGCGGCAGATCGTGGGTCAGGCCAAGGACGGCGCGGACCAGGTGGCCTCGGGCAGCACCGAGGTGACCGACTCGGCCACGGCCCTGGCCGACGGGGCCAACCGCCAGGCCGCCTCGGTGGAGCAGGTCTCCGCATCCATGGAGGAGATGATCGGCCAGATCGGCCGGAACACGGAAAACGCCGCCCAGACCGAGCGCATGGCCCACCAGACGGCCCTGGACGCGCAAAAGGGCGGCGACACGGTCATGGAGGCGGTCCACTCCATCAAGAACATCGCCGAGAAGATCTCCATCATCGAGGAGATAGCACGGCAGACCAACCTCCTGGCCCTGAACGCGGCCATCGAGGCAGCCCGCGCGGGCGAGGCGGGCAAGGGGTTCGCCGTGGTCGCGGCCGAGGTGCGCAAGCTGGCCGAACGCAGCGGCGCGGCCGCGGCCGAGATCGGCGAGCTGTCCACCACCACCCTGGCCAAGGCGGACGAGGCCGGGGCCATGCTTACCCGCATGGTCCCCGACATCCGCAAGACCGCCGACCTGGTCCAGGAGATCTCGACGGCCAGCATGGAGCAGAACGCCGGGGCCCAGGAGATCAACAAGGCCGTCCAGGAACTGGACAACGTCATCCAGCAGAACGCCGGGGCCTCGGAAAAGCTGGCCTCGGCCGCCAGGGAGTTCACCTCCCAGGCCGCCCAGCTCCAGCAGGGCATGCAGTACTTCACCATCGACTCCCGGTCCGCGCGGTCCGTCGAGCGGCCCGTCGTGCCCCCCGCGCCCGTCGCCCGAACACAGGCCGTCCGCCCCGTCCGGGCCCAGCTGCCGCCCTCCCGGCCCCAGGCGCCCGATGCCCAGGCGGACCGGGGCGTGGACCTGGACATGAACATGGACGTGGACGACCGGGACTTCGAACGATTCTGA
- a CDS encoding bifunctional folylpolyglutamate synthase/dihydrofolate synthase, whose protein sequence is MTHFSTFSELSAYMDRLGLFRMDLTLGRMEAFWAVRGQPDIPVVHVVGTNGKGSTAAFLTSLARAHGQKVGTFTSPHFVTPRERIQVNRRMLSEQAWLELANEAMTVPGAEDLTYFEFQTCLAMLAFERAGVDLAVMEAGLGGRYDATNVFAPGLTLFTPIGMDHEKILGPTLSDIAGDKAGAIREGGVALTGPQEPEAMIRLQERAEAVRARLVYAVDAADPVDHVRLGLRGIHQTTNARLALAGWRWFAAGRSLRTDHDTERFGLESAFLPGRFQSVNLDGREIILDGAHNAHALVALNAAIRAEGVRPGKLVFACLRDKNLTDMLPLIRTLTEGPILVPAMHGERAADNRAIAAAIGGRASASESLQAALDAEPELSGPTLVCGSLYLLAEFYILNPRFLTA, encoded by the coding sequence GTGACACACTTCAGCACCTTTTCCGAACTCTCCGCCTACATGGACCGGCTCGGCCTGTTCCGCATGGACCTGACGCTGGGCCGCATGGAGGCCTTCTGGGCGGTCCGGGGCCAGCCCGACATCCCGGTGGTCCACGTGGTCGGGACCAACGGCAAGGGGTCCACCGCCGCCTTCCTGACCTCCCTGGCCCGGGCCCACGGACAGAAGGTCGGTACCTTCACCTCGCCGCACTTCGTCACCCCCAGGGAACGCATCCAGGTCAACCGGCGCATGCTCTCGGAGCAGGCCTGGCTGGAGCTTGCCAACGAGGCCATGACCGTGCCCGGCGCCGAGGACCTGACCTATTTCGAATTCCAGACCTGCCTGGCCATGCTGGCCTTCGAGCGGGCCGGGGTGGACCTGGCCGTCATGGAGGCCGGGCTGGGCGGGCGCTATGACGCGACCAACGTGTTCGCGCCGGGCCTGACCCTGTTCACGCCCATCGGCATGGACCACGAGAAGATCCTCGGGCCCACGCTCTCGGACATCGCCGGGGACAAGGCCGGGGCCATCCGCGAGGGCGGGGTGGCCCTGACCGGCCCCCAGGAGCCCGAGGCCATGATCCGGCTGCAGGAGCGGGCCGAGGCGGTCCGTGCGCGGCTGGTCTACGCCGTGGACGCGGCCGATCCCGTGGACCACGTACGCCTGGGCCTCAGGGGCATCCACCAGACGACCAATGCCCGGCTGGCCCTGGCCGGCTGGCGCTGGTTCGCGGCGGGCCGGTCCCTGCGCACGGACCACGACACGGAGCGGTTCGGCCTGGAGAGCGCCTTCCTGCCGGGCCGGTTCCAGTCCGTGAACCTGGACGGCCGGGAGATCATCCTGGACGGGGCGCACAACGCCCACGCCCTGGTCGCCCTGAACGCGGCCATCCGGGCCGAGGGCGTGCGTCCGGGCAAGCTCGTCTTCGCCTGTCTGCGCGACAAGAATCTGACCGACATGCTGCCGCTCATCCGCACCCTGACCGAAGGGCCCATCCTGGTCCCGGCCATGCACGGCGAGCGGGCCGCGGACAACCGGGCCATCGCGGCCGCCATCGGTGGGCGCGCCTCGGCGTCGGAGTCGTTGCAGGCGGCACTGGACGCGGAGCCTGAACTTTCCGGACCGACACTGGTCTGCGGGTCCTTGTATTTGCTGGCCGAGTTCTATATCCTGAATCCTCGTTTTCTCACCGCCTAA
- the selA gene encoding L-seryl-tRNA(Sec) selenium transferase, producing the protein MSNLFRHLPSVDEVLSVLGRIEGISELPRPLVKNLVNEFLDICREEIRAGAFTEAGQLSAKALSPRLTAYVRSKARPHFRRVLNATGVVIHTNLGRSLLAKSAIDAVAEACGHYSNCEFDLSTGKRGSRYSHVEKILCDITGAEAALVVNNNAAAVFIMLETLARGREVIVSRGQLVEIGGSFRIPDVMVKSGARLREVGATNRTHVHDYENAIGDETAALMRVHTSNFRVVGFTKEVSLAEMRVLGDRYGLPVIEDLGSGTLYSLAGEGLLGEPTVQQVVAQGADVVSFSGDKVLGGPQAGVIVGRREYIDRIKKNPINRAVRIDKMTLAALEATLRLYLDMDEARRKVPTLNMITASPEALKSKARRLAEAVRESLGERAEVGMKKGFSRVGGGSFPEYDLPGTMVTVSVRGIPPEALRGALLDTDPPLVARIEDDEFLLDPRTLGSSELKLAAHALKQAVDALTK; encoded by the coding sequence ATGAGCAATCTTTTCAGGCACCTGCCGTCCGTGGACGAGGTCCTCTCGGTCCTGGGCAGGATCGAGGGCATAAGCGAATTGCCTCGTCCCCTGGTCAAGAATCTGGTCAACGAGTTTCTGGACATCTGCCGCGAGGAGATCCGCGCGGGTGCGTTCACCGAGGCCGGACAGCTTTCGGCCAAGGCGCTGTCGCCCCGGCTGACCGCCTACGTGCGGTCCAAGGCGCGGCCCCATTTCCGCCGGGTGCTCAACGCCACGGGCGTGGTCATCCACACCAACCTGGGCCGCTCCCTGCTGGCCAAGTCGGCCATCGACGCCGTGGCCGAGGCCTGCGGGCACTACTCCAACTGCGAGTTCGACCTGTCCACGGGCAAACGCGGCAGCCGCTACTCCCACGTGGAGAAGATCTTGTGCGACATCACCGGGGCCGAGGCCGCCCTGGTGGTCAACAACAACGCGGCCGCCGTGTTCATCATGCTCGAAACCCTGGCCAGGGGGCGCGAGGTCATCGTCTCGCGCGGCCAGCTGGTCGAGATCGGCGGCTCATTCCGCATCCCGGACGTCATGGTCAAGTCCGGGGCGCGGCTGCGCGAGGTCGGGGCCACCAACCGGACCCACGTGCACGACTACGAGAACGCCATCGGCGACGAGACCGCCGCGCTCATGCGCGTGCATACCTCCAATTTCCGCGTGGTCGGGTTCACCAAGGAGGTCTCCCTGGCCGAGATGCGCGTGCTCGGCGACCGTTACGGGCTCCCGGTCATCGAGGACCTGGGCTCCGGCACCCTCTATTCCCTGGCGGGGGAGGGGCTGCTCGGCGAGCCCACGGTGCAGCAGGTGGTCGCCCAGGGCGCGGATGTGGTCTCGTTCTCGGGCGACAAGGTCCTGGGAGGTCCCCAGGCGGGCGTCATCGTCGGCCGCCGGGAGTACATCGACCGCATCAAGAAGAACCCCATCAACCGGGCCGTGCGCATCGACAAGATGACCCTGGCCGCCCTGGAGGCGACCCTGCGGCTGTACCTCGACATGGACGAGGCCCGGCGCAAGGTCCCCACCCTGAACATGATCACCGCCTCGCCCGAGGCCCTCAAGTCCAAGGCCCGGCGGCTGGCCGAGGCCGTGCGCGAGTCCCTGGGCGAGCGGGCCGAGGTGGGCATGAAGAAGGGCTTCTCCCGTGTGGGCGGCGGCTCCTTCCCGGAGTACGACCTGCCCGGCACCATGGTCACCGTGTCCGTGCGGGGGATTCCCCCGGAGGCCCTGCGCGGCGCGCTCCTCGACACCGACCCGCCACTGGTGGCGCGCATCGAGGACGACGAATTTTTGCTGGACCCCCGCACCCTGGGGTCCTCCGAACTCAAGCTGGCCGCCCACGCCCTGAAGCAGGCAGTGGACGCGCTGACCAAATAA